A region of uncultured Draconibacterium sp. DNA encodes the following proteins:
- the glgP gene encoding alpha-glucan family phosphorylase, protein MEEKKFIKNPVVGEPVWKRIIVESNVPESLSPLRELSKNLWWVWNSEARELFQQIDAEIWEECAHNPIVLLDQVSYNRFKELESDEMFVARMHEVNAKFNQYLDDRKELAGPGISYFSMEYGLHDSLKIFSGGLGILAGDYLKEASDMKVKLVAVGLLYRYGYFKQTLNLHGEQMAVYDAQQFSKIPVQPALDKNGEWVRVEVQYPGRTLIGRVWQTNIGSVKLYLLDADHHENNDADRFVTHHLYGGDNENRLKQEMLLGLGGIQALKKLGVDSDIYHCNEGHAAFIGIQRIANLMAEQKLSYAEAKEVVNASTVFTTHTPVPAGHDSFHKDMFRHYMNFFPEKIGLTWDDFEMLGKARAEEDHFNMSYLASNLSQGINGVSMLHGEVSKAVLKHLFQGYLEEELEIGYVTNGVHYPTWAAQEWKDIHKKYFGEEFPTNQLNFDVWKNIYNVPDFEIWELRKKLRQKLINYIKDRFSDNWVKRSENPKLISEILGKLNPNTLTIGFARRFATYKRAHLLFRNLDRLAKIVNNPERPVQFIFAGKAHPADKAGQDLIKHIVEVSKRPEFRGKILFVQNYDMNLAKMLLQGVDVWMNTPTRPLEASGTSGEKGVMNGTLHFSVLDGWWVEGYQKDAGWALPAERAYDVQDFQDELDAETIYNILEEEVVPAYYGRNQYDIPEKWVGYVKNTIANVSPNFTTSRMMRDYQDRYYNPQFERSQRVNADGFKLAKEIAAWKAKMAAKWDGVEVKNIEIIDGIAHTMVMGDKYPVKVSVDLKGLKPEEVGVELLIAENRDGQEKIVDTVEFHPDKCEGTTCCYKHAILPDHPGSFSYSFRLYAKHPELPHRQDFRFIKWIS, encoded by the coding sequence ATGGAAGAGAAAAAATTTATAAAGAATCCGGTTGTGGGAGAGCCGGTATGGAAAAGGATTATTGTAGAATCTAACGTTCCTGAAAGTCTTTCACCACTGCGCGAGCTTTCAAAAAACCTTTGGTGGGTTTGGAACTCTGAAGCACGCGAATTATTTCAGCAGATAGATGCGGAAATTTGGGAAGAATGCGCCCACAACCCGATAGTTTTGCTCGACCAGGTGAGCTACAACCGTTTTAAAGAGCTGGAAAGCGATGAAATGTTCGTAGCCCGAATGCACGAAGTAAATGCAAAGTTTAACCAATATCTTGATGATCGTAAAGAGCTTGCAGGCCCCGGAATCTCGTATTTTAGTATGGAGTACGGTTTGCACGATAGCTTAAAAATATTCTCGGGAGGTTTGGGTATTTTGGCCGGCGACTACCTGAAGGAAGCCAGCGATATGAAAGTAAAACTGGTTGCCGTAGGTTTGTTGTATCGCTACGGATATTTTAAACAAACACTGAATTTACACGGTGAGCAAATGGCTGTTTACGATGCACAGCAATTCTCGAAAATCCCTGTTCAGCCGGCATTGGATAAAAATGGCGAATGGGTGCGTGTTGAAGTGCAATACCCGGGACGGACATTGATCGGACGTGTTTGGCAAACCAACATTGGTTCGGTAAAATTGTATTTGCTTGATGCCGACCATCATGAAAATAACGATGCCGACCGTTTTGTAACCCATCATTTATACGGTGGCGACAACGAAAACCGCCTGAAACAGGAGATGTTACTTGGTTTGGGTGGTATTCAGGCATTAAAAAAGCTGGGCGTAGATTCAGATATTTACCACTGTAATGAAGGGCACGCAGCGTTTATAGGAATACAGCGTATTGCCAACCTGATGGCTGAACAGAAACTTAGTTATGCCGAGGCTAAAGAAGTTGTTAATGCATCAACAGTGTTTACAACACACACGCCGGTTCCGGCAGGGCACGATTCTTTCCATAAAGATATGTTCCGTCATTATATGAATTTCTTCCCCGAAAAGATTGGACTGACCTGGGACGACTTTGAGATGTTAGGTAAGGCCAGGGCTGAAGAAGACCATTTTAATATGAGTTACCTTGCCAGCAACCTGTCGCAGGGAATTAACGGCGTTAGTATGTTGCACGGCGAAGTAAGTAAGGCTGTGCTAAAACATTTGTTCCAGGGTTACCTCGAGGAAGAGCTGGAGATTGGTTATGTAACCAACGGTGTTCACTACCCAACCTGGGCAGCACAGGAATGGAAAGACATTCATAAAAAATATTTTGGTGAAGAATTCCCTACCAATCAATTGAATTTTGATGTGTGGAAGAATATTTACAACGTTCCGGATTTCGAGATCTGGGAACTGCGTAAAAAATTGCGTCAAAAACTGATTAATTACATTAAAGATCGTTTCTCGGATAACTGGGTTAAACGTTCCGAGAATCCGAAGTTGATCAGCGAGATCCTCGGGAAACTGAATCCGAATACCTTAACAATTGGTTTTGCACGCAGGTTTGCTACCTACAAACGTGCGCACTTGTTGTTCCGTAATCTCGACCGCTTAGCGAAAATTGTAAATAATCCTGAGCGTCCGGTACAATTTATCTTTGCCGGTAAAGCTCACCCGGCCGATAAGGCTGGGCAGGATTTGATAAAACATATTGTAGAAGTATCTAAACGTCCTGAGTTCCGTGGTAAAATTCTTTTTGTTCAGAACTACGATATGAACCTGGCAAAAATGCTGTTGCAGGGTGTTGACGTTTGGATGAATACGCCAACCCGTCCGTTGGAAGCTTCGGGAACCAGTGGCGAAAAAGGAGTTATGAACGGAACGCTTCACTTCTCAGTTCTTGATGGCTGGTGGGTTGAAGGTTATCAGAAAGATGCCGGTTGGGCATTGCCTGCCGAGCGTGCTTACGATGTACAGGATTTCCAGGATGAGCTGGATGCTGAAACCATTTACAATATTCTGGAAGAAGAAGTTGTGCCTGCTTATTATGGCCGCAACCAGTACGATATTCCTGAAAAATGGGTGGGATATGTGAAAAATACCATTGCAAATGTTTCGCCAAACTTTACCACTTCACGAATGATGCGCGACTACCAGGATCGTTACTACAATCCGCAGTTTGAGCGTTCTCAACGTGTGAATGCAGATGGTTTTAAACTGGCTAAAGAAATTGCTGCCTGGAAAGCCAAAATGGCTGCAAAATGGGATGGTGTTGAGGTGAAAAACATTGAAATCATCGACGGTATTGCGCACACAATGGTAATGGGTGATAAGTATCCGGTTAAAGTATCGGTTGACTTAAAAGGCTTAAAACCTGAGGAAGTTGGAGTGGAATTATTAATTGCTGAAAATAGAGACGGACAGGAAAAAATTGTTGATACAGTTGAATTCCATCCTGATAAATGCGAGGGCACAACTTGCTGTTATAAGCATGCCATTTTACCCGACCATCCGGGATCGTTCTCATACAGTTTCCGTTTGTATGCCAAACATCCGGAATTGCCACACCGCCAGGATTTCCGATTCATAAAATGGATCAGCTAA
- a CDS encoding glycoside hydrolase family 57 protein, which produces MKSICLFFQIHQPFRHRRYRFFDIGNDHYYYDDYSNESIIRNIADKSYLPANKLLLELAKKLGDKFKVAFSITGVALEQFELYAPDVIESFQKLAKTGCVEFLAETYSHSLSSLKDIHAFTDEVKKHDDQIFRLFGQKPRVFRNTEMIYSDEIGEKVAKLGYSAMLTEGAKHVLGWKSPDFLYVNAINPRLKVLMRNYKLSDDIGFRFSDKNWDKYPLTAEKYVSWLEKVGEKEEVINLFMGYDSFGTRQPKEAGIFDFLNALAEQIVKSDKLKFSTPSEAVSELQPISVVSVPHPISWSDEERDLSAWLGNEMQKEAFEKLYAMKEQMARCTDSVLQKDWNYLQASDHFFYMSTKFFAGGNLHKSYSHFDSPYEAFINYMNVLSDFKIRLNAHVPESEVENEIASLHRLLEEKEEKIKRMEADLRRLQKTKKQKTALGKKK; this is translated from the coding sequence ATGAAGTCAATTTGTTTGTTTTTTCAAATACATCAACCGTTCAGGCACCGGCGTTACCGTTTTTTCGATATCGGAAACGACCATTACTATTACGACGATTATTCAAACGAAAGCATAATTCGAAATATAGCCGACAAAAGTTATTTGCCGGCCAATAAATTGTTGCTGGAACTGGCTAAAAAACTGGGTGATAAGTTTAAGGTGGCTTTTTCGATAACCGGCGTGGCACTGGAACAGTTTGAGCTTTATGCGCCCGATGTTATTGAGTCGTTTCAGAAGCTGGCAAAAACCGGTTGTGTTGAATTTTTGGCCGAAACCTATTCGCATTCATTAAGTTCGTTAAAAGATATACATGCTTTTACCGATGAGGTTAAAAAGCACGATGATCAGATCTTCAGGTTATTCGGACAGAAACCGCGTGTTTTCCGAAATACGGAAATGATCTACTCCGACGAAATTGGCGAGAAAGTGGCCAAATTGGGTTATTCGGCCATGTTAACCGAAGGAGCCAAACACGTGCTGGGATGGAAAAGTCCTGATTTTCTGTATGTAAACGCCATTAATCCGCGGCTAAAAGTGTTAATGCGCAACTACAAACTGAGCGACGACATTGGATTTCGGTTCTCAGACAAAAACTGGGATAAATACCCCTTAACAGCCGAAAAGTATGTGAGCTGGCTCGAAAAAGTTGGTGAAAAAGAAGAGGTAATAAACTTGTTCATGGGTTACGATTCGTTTGGAACCCGACAGCCAAAAGAAGCCGGGATATTCGATTTCTTAAATGCGTTGGCTGAACAGATCGTTAAAAGCGATAAGCTAAAATTTTCAACTCCTTCGGAGGCTGTTAGTGAACTTCAGCCGATTTCTGTTGTTAGTGTTCCACATCCAATCTCCTGGTCCGACGAAGAGCGCGATCTCAGTGCCTGGTTGGGGAACGAGATGCAAAAAGAGGCCTTTGAAAAATTGTATGCCATGAAAGAACAAATGGCCCGGTGTACCGACAGTGTTCTTCAGAAGGATTGGAATTACCTGCAGGCGAGCGATCATTTCTTTTATATGTCGACCAAGTTTTTTGCCGGCGGTAATCTGCATAAATCCTACAGTCATTTCGATTCGCCATACGAGGCCTTTATCAATTATATGAATGTGCTGAGCGATTTTAAAATCCGATTAAATGCGCATGTTCCGGAAAGTGAAGTGGAGAATGAAATTGCTTCGCTTCATCGTTTGCTCGAAGAAAAAGAAGAAAAAATTAAGAGAATGGAAGCCGATTTGCGCCGTTTGCAAAAAACGAAAAAGCAAAAAACGGCTTTGGGAAAAAAGAAATAG